GACGAGCGCCTCATCCTCGATCCCGGCCTCGGCTTCGCCAAGCAGGGCGAGCAGAACTGGGAGCTCCTCCGCGGCCTGGGCCGTCTCCAGGACCTGGGTCACCGCGTCCTCGTGGGCGCGTCCCGCAAGCGCTTCCTCGGTGAGCTGCTCACCTCGGCCGGTAAGGCCGCCGCTCCCGTGGAGCGCGACGCCGCCACGCTGGCCATCACCGCCCTCTCCGCCGGGCAGGGCGCCTGGGCCGTCCGCGTGCACGACGTCGGCCCCAACGTGGACGCGGTGAAGGTCGCCGCGCGCTGGGCGGCGTGAGCGGCGTGAGCGTGGCGGGGGACGGCGGCGTCCGCACGCTGGACCGGATCGAACTCCGCGGCGTCACCGCCACCGGCTACCACGGGGTCTTCGACTTCGAGCGCCGCGAGGGCCAGCCGTTCGTGGTGGACCTGGTCATGCACCGGGACTTCCGCCGTGCGGCCGAGACCGACGACGTCGAGGACACGGCCCACTACGGACTCGTGGCGGAAGCCGTGACGGCCGTGATCGAGGGACCGGCCGTGAACCTCATCGAGAAGCTGGCCGTCCTGATCGCCCGCGCCGTCCTGGCGGGCTTCGATGTGGAGTCCGTCGAGGTCACGGTGCACAAGCCCAAGGCGCCCATCGAGGTGCCGTTCGGGGACGTCGCCGTCGTGGTGTCCCGTTCCCGTGCCGATTTCCCCGGACTCGAAGGAGGTTCCGCATGAGCCGCACCCGAGCCATCCTGGCCCTCGGAAGCAACCTCGGCGAGCGGCAGGGCACCCTGTCCGCCGCCGTCGCCGATCTGGTGAATCACCCGGCGGTGCACCTGGTGGACATCTCGCCGGTCATCCAGACCAAGGCCGTGGGCGGTCCCGAGGACCAGCCCGACTACCTGAACATGGTCCTGGCGGTCGACACCGAGCTCGAACCGCTGGACCTCCTGGCCCACTGCCAGGCCGTGGAGCAGATGCATCACCGCGTGCGCGAGGTCCGCTGGGGGCCGCGCACACTGGATGTCGACGTGATCGTCTTCGGCGACGTCCAGAGCGACGATCCCGTCCTGACCCTGCCGCACCCGCGCGCCGCCGAGCGCGCGTTCGTCCTGGTCCCGTGGGCCGCGATGGACCCCGAGGCCATCCTGAACGGCGCCCCGGTCCGTGAGCTGGCCGTCGCCGCGGCCGACTACCCCGACGTCGACGAGTACGACGAGTACTGATCATGCGCCTGATGCGACCCGCTCAGCTCGCCGGGCTGGCCCTCGCCTTCCTGGTGGTGGGGCTCCTGGTCTCGATGATCGTGCAGCGGTACGGTCTGCCGGTGCCGCTGCTCCCGCTCGCCGCGGTGTTCAGCATGCTCGCGATCGCGCTGCTGACGTTCCTCCTGGGCTGGAGGGTGCACCGCTGGAAGACCGCCAAGGTCAAGAAGCAGCTCGACCCGATCCTGGCCGCCCGGACGCTGATCCTGGCGCAGGCCGGGGCGTACGCGGGGACCGTGCTGTTCGGCTGGCATGTGGGCATCCTGCTGGAGCAGCTGCAGTTCCTGCAGTACTCCAGCGCCGTGGACCATGTCATCACGGCCGCCGTCATGGCGGGCGGCGGGGTGGTCATGCTGGTGGTGGGCCTGATCGTCGAGCGCTTCTGCCGGATCCCTCCGGAGGACGACGGCGGCGCGGACGGTGGCAAGGACAAGGGGACTGAGGGTGAGTATGCCTGAGCCGGTGAACGGCCCGGCGTCGACCGGCGCCGGGGGCGGCAGCTCGCGCGCCGGACGCCTGCGCGTCGGAGTGATCGGCGCCGGGAAGGTCGGCGCGGTGCTCGGAGCCGCCCTGCGCTCGGCGGAACACCAGGTCTCCGGGGTGGCGGCGGTGTCCGAGGCGAGCCGGGAGCGGGCCGAGAACCTGCTGCCGGGCGTCCCGGTGCTGGAACCGGGCGAGATCGTCGCCGGGAGTGACCTGGTCCTCCTGGCCGTGCCGGACGACGTGCTCGGCGAGCTGGTCTCGGGCCTGGCGTCCCTCGGGGCGTGGCGGCCGGGACAGCTCGTGGCGCACACCTCAGGCCGCTTCGGCGTCGGCGTGCTGGATCCGGTCCGTGCGGCCGGTGCCATCCCGCTGGCCATCCACCCGGCCATGGCCTTCACCGGACTGAGTCTGGACCTCGGCCGTCTCCAGGACTGTGTCTTCGGGGTGAGCGCCGATCCGGCCATGCTCCCGATCGCCCAGGCGCTCGTGATCGAGATGGGCGGCGAGCCCGTGGTCATCCCCGAGGAGCAGCGCGTGCTGTATCACGCGGCCCTCGCGCACGGCTCCAATCACCTCGTCACCCTGGCCTCCCAGGCGGCGCAGGTGCTCCGGGAGATCGGCGTCGCCGACCCGGAGCGCCTGCTCGGACCGTTGCTCCGCGCGTCGCTGGACAACGCCCTGGCGTCGGGGGAGTCCGCGCTCACCGGACCGGTGTCGCGCGGCGACGCCGGCACCGTGTCCTCCCATCGTGAGGCGCTGACCGGCCGCGATCGTCTGCTGCGAAACGCCCCGGGCCGCGGTGAGGATCAGGACGCGGTCCCGGGCGACGATATCCTGGACTCCTACCTCTCCATGGCCCGTGCCACTCTTCAGCGCGCCGTCCGCCAGGACCGTCTCCGGGCGGATCAGGCCGCGGCGCTGGGTGACGTCCTGGGCTGAGGGGAGCCCGCAGCACGTCACATCCCTGATCCGGGCCTGCGCCGGAGCAGGCTGAAGAAGAGGTCCTCATGAGCATCGAACTGGTCACCACCAAGGCCGCACTCCGTGCCCGCCTGGCGGAGGCGGCGGCGTCGGGGGTCTCCTCGGCCGGGTTCGTGCCCACCATGGGCGCCCTGCACCAGGGCCATGCCACGCTCGCGCGCCAGGCGGCCCGGGAGAACGATTTCGCCCTCGTCAGCATCTTCGTGAACCCGCTGCAGTTCGGCGAAGCCGTGGACCTGGAGCGCTACCCGCGCACTCTCGACGCCGACCTCGCCCTGCTGGAGGAGGCCGGCGTGCAGCTCGTCTTCGCCCCCGAGGTGGAGGAGATGTATCCCCTGGGGGAGCCGGGCGTCCGGGTGACGGCGGGTCCGCTCGGCGGCAAGTGGGAGGGGGCCTCCCGCCCCGGCCACTTCGACGGCGCGCTCACCGTGGTGTCGAAGCTCCTGCACCTGGCGCACGCGCCGGTGCCGGTGAACCGGGCGTATTTCGGCCAGAAGGACGCGCAGCAGCTCGCCCTGGTGCAGCAGATGGTCGCCGATCTCGATTTCGACGTGCGGA
Above is a window of Arthrobacter sp. Y-9 DNA encoding:
- the panC gene encoding pantoate--beta-alanine ligase, with the translated sequence MSIELVTTKAALRARLAEAAASGVSSAGFVPTMGALHQGHATLARQAARENDFALVSIFVNPLQFGEAVDLERYPRTLDADLALLEEAGVQLVFAPEVEEMYPLGEPGVRVTAGPLGGKWEGASRPGHFDGALTVVSKLLHLAHAPVPVNRAYFGQKDAQQLALVQQMVADLDFDVRIVPVPIVRDADGLALSSRNRFLSPEQRESALVLSRALRLLETRAAAHEPLDLESAADLVRSAPGVELDYFEVVDPRTLEPLAENCEFTPFRGDALAIIAAKLGSVRLIDNTPLSA
- a CDS encoding DUF3180 domain-containing protein — its product is MRPAQLAGLALAFLVVGLLVSMIVQRYGLPVPLLPLAAVFSMLAIALLTFLLGWRVHRWKTAKVKKQLDPILAARTLILAQAGAYAGTVLFGWHVGILLEQLQFLQYSSAVDHVITAAVMAGGGVVMLVVGLIVERFCRIPPEDDGGADGGKDKGTEGEYA
- the folK gene encoding 2-amino-4-hydroxy-6-hydroxymethyldihydropteridine diphosphokinase, translating into MSRTRAILALGSNLGERQGTLSAAVADLVNHPAVHLVDISPVIQTKAVGGPEDQPDYLNMVLAVDTELEPLDLLAHCQAVEQMHHRVREVRWGPRTLDVDVIVFGDVQSDDPVLTLPHPRAAERAFVLVPWAAMDPEAILNGAPVRELAVAAADYPDVDEYDEY
- a CDS encoding DUF2520 domain-containing protein, which gives rise to MPEPVNGPASTGAGGGSSRAGRLRVGVIGAGKVGAVLGAALRSAEHQVSGVAAVSEASRERAENLLPGVPVLEPGEIVAGSDLVLLAVPDDVLGELVSGLASLGAWRPGQLVAHTSGRFGVGVLDPVRAAGAIPLAIHPAMAFTGLSLDLGRLQDCVFGVSADPAMLPIAQALVIEMGGEPVVIPEEQRVLYHAALAHGSNHLVTLASQAAQVLREIGVADPERLLGPLLRASLDNALASGESALTGPVSRGDAGTVSSHREALTGRDRLLRNAPGRGEDQDAVPGDDILDSYLSMARATLQRAVRQDRLRADQAAALGDVLG
- the folB gene encoding dihydroneopterin aldolase, whose amino-acid sequence is MDRIELRGVTATGYHGVFDFERREGQPFVVDLVMHRDFRRAAETDDVEDTAHYGLVAEAVTAVIEGPAVNLIEKLAVLIARAVLAGFDVESVEVTVHKPKAPIEVPFGDVAVVVSRSRADFPGLEGGSA